The proteins below are encoded in one region of Tomitella fengzijianii:
- a CDS encoding vWA domain-containing protein, with protein MGCEGRSAEPLAGAVGFARVLRAAGVPVGTDAADRYVRALGAVELADRRQVYWAGRAALCRGPEDIPVYDLAFQSWFGDAPPPVAARGGRVREARIAGLSPASRGSADRRDDADGDALHVAAGDAEILRHRDIAELTAAERAHLDRMLAGLRVAPPTRPALRRRPSRTGPVDPRRTLRRTLAAGGEPVRPDHHRRARRPRRVVLLIDVSGSMGPYADTLLRFAHAVAHGRTARGGRTDTEVFSLGTRLTRLTRAMRSRDPETALAAAGRAVPDWAGGTRLGETLGVFLDRHGRRGLARGATVVVFSDGWERGDASLLGDQVALLHRLAHAIIWVNPHAGAAGYRPVQSGMAAALPHVDRLLAGHSLATLQRLLVEVRDA; from the coding sequence GCTTCGCGCGAGTACTGCGCGCGGCGGGAGTGCCCGTGGGCACCGACGCCGCCGACCGCTACGTGCGCGCGCTGGGGGCGGTGGAGCTGGCCGACCGGCGTCAGGTCTACTGGGCGGGTCGCGCCGCACTGTGCCGGGGCCCCGAGGACATCCCCGTCTACGACCTGGCCTTCCAAAGCTGGTTCGGTGACGCTCCCCCGCCCGTCGCGGCGCGCGGCGGGCGCGTCCGCGAGGCCCGGATCGCCGGGCTCTCCCCCGCGTCCCGGGGCAGCGCCGACCGGAGGGACGACGCCGACGGGGACGCGCTGCACGTCGCGGCCGGCGACGCCGAGATCCTGCGCCACCGCGACATCGCGGAGCTGACCGCGGCCGAGCGTGCCCACCTGGACCGGATGCTGGCCGGGCTGCGCGTCGCACCGCCGACGCGGCCCGCCCTGCGCCGGCGGCCCTCCCGCACGGGCCCGGTGGACCCCCGCCGCACGCTGCGGCGCACCCTCGCCGCCGGGGGCGAGCCCGTCCGGCCGGACCACCATCGGCGCGCCCGCCGCCCGCGGCGCGTGGTGCTGCTGATCGACGTCTCGGGTTCGATGGGGCCGTACGCCGACACGCTGCTGCGCTTCGCGCACGCGGTCGCACACGGGCGGACCGCCCGCGGCGGCCGCACCGACACCGAGGTGTTCTCACTGGGCACCCGCCTCACCAGGCTCACCCGCGCGATGCGCTCACGCGATCCGGAGACGGCATTGGCCGCGGCGGGCCGCGCCGTCCCCGACTGGGCTGGCGGCACCCGGCTGGGCGAAACGCTCGGCGTCTTCCTCGACAGGCACGGACGCCGCGGCCTGGCCCGGGGTGCGACGGTGGTCGTTTTCTCCGACGGATGGGAACGCGGCGACGCCTCCCTGCTGGGAGACCAGGTGGCCCTGCTCCACCGGCTCGCCCACGCGATCATCTGGGTCAACCCGCACGCGGGCGCTGCGGGCTACCGGCCCGTCCAGTCCGGGATGGCGGCCGCCCTGCCGCACGTGGACCGACTTCTGGCCGGGCACAGCCTGGCCACCCTGCAGCGGCTGCTCGTGGAGGTGCGTGATGCGTGA